CGCGGCCCGACGATGCCGATAACCCCGTGCGCTTCGTGCTCAGCGCGGGGACGCCGCGGGCCATTTGGGAAGATTTCGAACGCCGCTTCAACGTGCGGATCCTGGAGTGGTACGGCGCCGTCGAAGGCGGCTTTGCCTTCAAGCCCATCGATCAGGGTCCGATCGGCAGCTTTGGCCGGGCGATTCCCGGCGTCATGGACATCAAGATCGTCGACGAGAACGACAACGAATGTCCGCCGGGCGTCGTTGGCGAGCTGATCTCGCGGGCCGCCGGCGCGGAGACGAAAGTCGAGTACCTGAAGAACCCGGAAGCCTCAGCCGCGAAGACGCGTGGTGGCTGGTTGCGCAGCGGCGACATGTGTTACCACGACGAGGAAGGCTGGCTGTTCTTCGGCCACCGTAAAGGATCGGAGATCCGTCACAACGGCGAGTTCATCCAGCCCGACTTCGTGCAGAAGGTGATCGCCGAGCTGCCCGAGGTCACCGACGTCTACGTCTACGGTGTGCCCGCCAAGTCGGGCGCACCGGGAGAGAAGGATGTCGTTGCCGCGGTCGTCTTGCTTGATAATGCGGCGTTTGATCCTGCGGCTTTCTTCCGCGCCTGCGCGCGGCAGCTGGAACGCAATCAACTGCCGTCATACGTGCAAGTGCTGAAGGAGATTCCCAAAACGGCATCAGAGAAGCCGGTCGATCGTTTTCTCATCGACGATTTCACTAACCGGCGCAGCCCGGTGTACGAATTGGAGCAGTACGGCGCTTCATAGAGACGCCCCGGCTGGGCGTCTCTACAGTCGGTGGTTGCTGGGCCGCTACAGCGCCCGCACGATGGCGCCGATCAGTCCGCCGAGCAGCAGGATGCCGGTCGTGACTGCCGTCATGATCGCGCCCGTCTCCCGCCGCTTCGGATCATCGAGATACCCGCGCTCGTAAACGAACCGCGCGGCGATGAACCCCAGGCCGAGGAGCGCGGCGAGTCGTGGGCTTGCGTATATGGCGAACAACCACAGGGCGGGAAGGAAGACGACCAGCTGTTCGAGCGTGTTCTGGTGGATGCGGAAGTGCCGCTCGAACATGGGATGGCCGGATATGGCTGGGGCCTCAACGCCGTAGCGCGTCCGTGCCTGCCCCACACGCACGCCGAGCACGACATACTGGATCAATACCAACACCGTTACGATAGCCACGAGTTCCATACACACCACCTCCTCTGTTCAGGGCCGCCATCTTGCCGGTTCTCTGGCCCGATCGCCACCCTTGACTAAAGCGAAAGTTTAGCGAAAATGTAGGCGTGCCGGTCTCCACCTCACGCCAGGCCTCCGCCCTCGCTCGTCTTGCGGAACTCTCCTTGCCCGGACAGGTGCACGTCGGCACGGCTCCCGAGCCGGTGCGCCGGCTGCCCAGCGGCTTGGCAGCTATTGATGCCCTGCTCGAGGGAGGGGTGCCGCGCGGGCGGATTAGTGAATTCCTCGGTCCACAGTCCTCCGGCAAAACCTCGCTGCTCCTTTCTCTCCTTGCCGCCACGACGCGACGGGGCGAGGTCGCCGCCTGGGTCGACCTCGCTGACGCCGTGCATCCCGAATCCCTGTTGGCTGCGGGGGCGGATCTCCATCGCCTGTTGTGGGTTCGGCCGGCAGCGGTGATCGACGGTTTGCGCTGCACCGAATTGCTCCTCCAGGCCGGCGGCTTTGCCTTCGTGGTGCTCGATTTGGGGGCCGTACGGCTGCGCCCGCTGCGCAGCCACGTCTGGCCGCGCCTCCGGCATGCCGCCGAACAGTCGCACACGGCCCTCGTTGTCCTTGCCCCGCACCGCGTCGCCGGCAGCTTTGCTGTCCTCAATCTCAGCTTTCAACTCCGCCTGCCGCTCTGGCGCCGTCGTCTGTGGCCGCTCTTCGAAGGCTTCGAAGCTGTGGTGGTGATGGTGCGCAATAAATTGGGTGCGCCGGGGCGACAAATCGTGATTCGTGTTCGTGAGTCGGGCTCGTCTCCGGAGCCCGCCTTCACGCTGACGCGCACGATGCACGCGCACGATGCACGCTGATGCGTCTCGCGTGTCTCTCCGTTCCCGATTTCACGCTGGCGGCGCTGCTGCGGGCAGAGCCGGATCTGTGTGGGGTGCCGGTTGCCGTTGCTGATGGACCAGGGCCGCGGGCCAGGCTGCTCGCCGTGTCATCGGCCGCCGCGCGCTGCGGAGTGGCCGCCGCCATCACCACGGCACAAGCCAAGGCCATTGCGGCGGACCTCGTGGTCCGGCAGCTATCGCCCGACACCCTGCGGGCGGCGCAGGCGGCGCTCTGCGACGCGGCCGAATCGTTTTCCCCACGCGTCGAAGATGCGGGCGGGGGCATCGCCTATCTCGATCTGGAAGGGCTCGGCTCGCTGTGCGACTCGGAATCGCAGTTGGCGAACGCCCTGGCGCAGCGGGCCATGCGTCTCGGCCTGGCGGCACAGGTCGGCGTCGCCGGTTCAAAAGTTGCGGCCTATCTCGCCGCCTGCCACGGCGGTGGCGTTACCGTGATCCCGCCGGGGGAGGAATGGCATTTTCTTGCCCCCGTCCCGATCCAGCGGCTCGAGCCCAGTCCGGAACTCACCGTCACGCTGCAGCGTTGGGGCATCCGCTGCATCGGCGATCTGGCGGCGTTACCCGTGAGTGCCATCGGCACGAGATTAGGCCCCGAAGGGGTGTTGTTGGTGCGCCGCGCGCGCGGTGAAGACGACCGGCCGCTGGTGCCGCGCCCTTTGCCTCTGCACTTCGAGGAAGGGATCGATCTCGAGTACGGCATCGAGGCCCTGGAGCCGTTGCTCTTTGTGCTGCGTGGCCTGCTCGACCGGCTGACGACGCGCCTGGCGCTGCGTGGATGTGTTTGCGGCGACCTGCGTCTCTCGCTGCGTCTCGCGACGCGCGGCCGTGACGACCGGACCGTTACCGTCGCCGCGCCGAGCAACGAGATCAAATCGCTCCTGGCGTTGGTGCGCTTGCAATTCGAGATGCATCCGCCCACGGCGGCCATTGAAGCCCTCCGCGTCATCGCTCTTCCCGAACGACTGCGTGCCGCCCAACTCGATCTGTTCCGTCCGCATGGACCGGCGCCGGCACGTCTGGCCGTGACCCTCGCACGCCTCGGTGCCATCTGCGGCGCCGATCGCATCGGCGCGCCGGCGGTGGCCGATACGCAT
The DNA window shown above is from Candidatus Binatia bacterium and carries:
- a CDS encoding MAPEG family protein — its product is MELVAIVTVLVLIQYVVLGVRVGQARTRYGVEAPAISGHPMFERHFRIHQNTLEQLVVFLPALWLFAIYASPRLAALLGLGFIAARFVYERGYLDDPKRRETGAIMTAVTTGILLLGGLIGAIVRAL
- a CDS encoding DNA polymerase Y family protein; amino-acid sequence: MRLACLSVPDFTLAALLRAEPDLCGVPVAVADGPGPRARLLAVSSAAARCGVAAAITTAQAKAIAADLVVRQLSPDTLRAAQAALCDAAESFSPRVEDAGGGIAYLDLEGLGSLCDSESQLANALAQRAMRLGLAAQVGVAGSKVAAYLAACHGGGVTVIPPGEEWHFLAPVPIQRLEPSPELTVTLQRWGIRCIGDLAALPVSAIGTRLGPEGVLLVRRARGEDDRPLVPRPLPLHFEEGIDLEYGIEALEPLLFVLRGLLDRLTTRLALRGCVCGDLRLSLRLATRGRDDRTVTVAAPSNEIKSLLALVRLQFEMHPPTAAIEALRVIALPERLRAAQLDLFRPHGPAPARLAVTLARLGAICGADRIGAPAVADTHRPDAYGLNREWLIADRASQKVDQSLAIRHTPYAICDGSAVIPLALRAMRPPRVVEVFCERDRPEFVRGEEFAGRVVQAAGPWRVQGDWWSDGSYARDYYDAQLSDGCIYRLYCDLETRSWFVDGVYD